One genomic region from Campylobacter sp. RM5004 encodes:
- a CDS encoding mechanosensitive ion channel family protein yields the protein MESTVQDVKAATAETLNKMIDLQGAGFDFEGFALKYGFKILGSIIIIVLALILMNIVGKILKIALMKVSTDETLTNFLVKLSKIIILVVGILAALNNIGVDTTSFVALFTATSFAISFAFKETLSNIAAGVLVIVFRPFKIGDYVKFGAVEGFVADISLFSVTLRMHDNTNIIVPNSQVISNSIYNYSREKVRRIDYSKTIEPSALCELRKEIENTLGSNELILKDPAIFVGVKSVNDTNIEVSVQMWVKNENYERASMLINEAMTKVFIK from the coding sequence ATGGAATCAACGGTTCAAGATGTAAAAGCAGCGACAGCTGAAACTCTAAACAAAATGATTGATTTACAAGGTGCAGGTTTTGATTTTGAAGGTTTTGCACTTAAGTATGGATTTAAGATTTTAGGCTCAATTATTATTATTGTTTTAGCTTTAATTCTTATGAATATTGTTGGCAAGATTTTAAAAATTGCTTTAATGAAAGTAAGCACAGATGAAACGCTAACAAATTTCTTAGTTAAATTATCAAAAATCATTATTTTAGTTGTTGGTATCTTAGCAGCGCTTAATAATATAGGCGTAGATACAACTTCGTTTGTGGCTTTATTTACTGCGACTTCATTTGCAATATCTTTTGCATTTAAAGAAACACTTTCAAATATTGCAGCTGGTGTTTTAGTTATTGTTTTTAGACCTTTCAAGATTGGTGATTATGTAAAATTCGGTGCGGTTGAAGGTTTTGTAGCTGATATTAGCTTATTCTCGGTTACTCTTAGAATGCACGATAATACAAATATAATAGTTCCAAACTCTCAAGTAATTAGCAATAGTATTTATAACTATTCTCGTGAAAAAGTAAGGAGAATAGATTATTCAAAAACAATTGAACCATCAGCTTTATGCGAATTAAGAAAAGAAATTGAAAACACTTTAGGCTCAAATGAATTAATCTTAAAAGACCCAGCAATTTTTGTTGGTGTAAAAAGCGTAAATGATACAAATATTGAAGTTAGCGTTCAAATGTGGGTTAAAAACGAAAATTACGAAAGAGCGTCAATGCTTATTAATGAAGCTATGACAAAGGTGTTTATAAAATAA
- a CDS encoding DJ-1 family glyoxalase III, producing the protein MMKNILIPMANGAEDIELISIIDVLSRAKQYGANLNIICASLEDDLNVELDTKMVLKAKVKLSEVDLNSIDAIALAGGFGGMTNLKNSEKIKSILQNLNSQKKLIAAICASPIVLDNAGVLSYEFTCYPGCEKGLKGTRLNEPVVVRDNIITSAGPITSIYFALTIVRELGFIEQYNGMLDGLLVNQFGIKF; encoded by the coding sequence ATTATGAAAAATATTTTAATTCCTATGGCAAATGGGGCTGAAGATATTGAGTTAATTAGCATTATTGATGTTTTATCAAGGGCTAAACAATACGGAGCTAATTTAAATATTATCTGTGCTAGTTTAGAAGATGATTTAAATGTAGAGCTTGATACAAAAATGGTTTTAAAAGCTAAAGTAAAGCTTAGCGAAGTAGATTTAAATAGCATTGATGCGATTGCTTTAGCTGGTGGATTTGGCGGTATGACAAATCTTAAAAATAGCGAGAAAATAAAATCTATATTACAAAATCTTAATTCACAAAAGAAATTAATAGCAGCAATTTGCGCTTCACCTATTGTATTAGATAATGCAGGGGTTTTAAGCTATGAATTTACTTGCTATCCAGGTTGCGAAAAAGGTCTTAAAGGAACTAGACTAAATGAGCCTGTTGTAGTGCGTGATAATATAATTACGAGTGCTGGACCTATAACATCAATTTATTTTGCTTTAACAATTGTAAGAGAGCTTGGCTTTATTGAGCAATATAATGGAATGCTTGATGGTTTATTGGTAAATCAATTTGGCATTAAATTTTAG
- a CDS encoding diguanylate cyclase, which translates to MAIFNIYSITNYILAICFYSIHRTKLAFFMTFFEIFTHQIVGSYYLGFASGFNVVLMCLFFLQFTFFTRWSSIAMVSCGLILSVYGLHYFKDYLVGEYSYAQELFFYVNSFASAVFMIVYGALATVSQSKKLADLTYLIHKDFLTGLFNRKYFEEKVVSNLNKDESILIAICDIDNFKAINDNYGHDIGDIVLKSVASAIYYEILEYKGVVARWGGEEFIVKVNLKNNQEAEHCMNIVKNSVARQELKKYNIKPTITIGGIFIQNPNKDDFEKYFKIADQELYYGKKSGKNLVNIQVS; encoded by the coding sequence ATGGCTATTTTTAATATTTATTCTATTACAAATTATATTTTAGCAATTTGTTTTTATTCAATACATAGAACAAAACTAGCCTTTTTTATGACATTTTTTGAGATTTTTACTCATCAAATCGTAGGCTCTTATTATTTAGGTTTTGCTAGTGGGTTTAATGTTGTTTTAATGTGTTTGTTTTTCTTGCAATTTACATTTTTTACTAGATGGTCTAGTATTGCAATGGTAAGTTGTGGTTTGATTTTAAGCGTATATGGATTACATTATTTTAAAGATTATTTGGTTGGCGAATACTCTTATGCTCAAGAATTATTTTTCTATGTAAATTCTTTTGCTAGTGCTGTTTTTATGATTGTATATGGTGCGTTAGCAACAGTTTCTCAGAGCAAAAAACTAGCAGATTTGACCTATTTGATACACAAAGATTTTTTAACAGGTCTTTTTAATAGAAAGTATTTTGAAGAAAAGGTCGTTTCTAATCTTAATAAAGATGAATCAATTTTAATAGCAATATGTGATATAGATAATTTTAAAGCTATAAATGATAATTATGGTCATGATATAGGCGATATTGTTTTAAAAAGCGTAGCATCAGCAATTTATTACGAAATATTAGAATATAAAGGTGTGGTTGCTAGATGGGGTGGTGAAGAATTTATAGTAAAAGTAAATCTTAAAAACAATCAAGAAGCAGAGCATTGTATGAATATAGTAAAAAATTCAGTAGCAAGACAAGAACTTAAAAAATACAATATAAAACCAACTATAACAATAGGTGGAATTTTTATACAAAATCCTAATAAAGATGACTTTGAAAAATATTTCAAAATAGCAGACCAAGAACTTTATTATGGTAAAAAAAGCGGAAAAAATTTAGTAAATATTCAAGTATCTTAA
- the fliQ gene encoding flagellar biosynthesis protein FliQ — translation MESTLVSLGVSTFKIALMLSLPMLLAGLIAGLLISIFQATTQINEMTLSFVPKIILVVIIIIFLMPWMMNQMIDFTTMILNKIPSFVK, via the coding sequence ATGGAAAGCACACTTGTTTCGCTTGGAGTATCAACTTTTAAAATCGCTTTAATGCTATCTTTGCCAATGCTACTTGCTGGACTAATTGCAGGTCTTTTGATAAGTATTTTTCAAGCTACAACGCAAATTAACGAAATGACTTTAAGTTTTGTGCCTAAAATAATCCTAGTTGTTATCATAATAATATTTTTAATGCCGTGGATGATGAATCAAATGATAGATTTTACAACCATGATTTTAAATAAAATTCCAAGCTTTGTAAAATGA
- a CDS encoding Sua5 YciO YrdC YwlC family protein: protein MIYLAQTDTTAGFLSKDYKEINFAKKRNLNQPCITTSAYLTSLKLLAKCPNKFKNKIRRAKKTTYIHKNGLSFRLVNDNKHSIFLKDFKYLYSSSANLHGDKFNINYAKSIANIIVDDNLNESSSSTMIKLRNHKLKKIR, encoded by the coding sequence ATGATTTATCTAGCTCAAACTGACACTACTGCAGGGTTTTTAAGCAAGGATTATAAAGAAATTAATTTTGCCAAAAAGCGAAATTTAAATCAGCCTTGCATAACAACAAGCGCTTATCTAACAAGCTTAAAACTTTTAGCAAAATGCCCAAATAAGTTTAAAAACAAAATAAGAAGAGCAAAAAAAACCACATATATTCATAAAAACGGCTTATCTTTTAGGCTAGTAAATGATAATAAACATAGTATATTTTTAAAAGATTTTAAATATTTATACTCAAGTAGTGCTAATTTACACGGGGATAAATTTAATATAAACTATGCAAAAAGTATCGCAAATATAATTGTAGATGATAATCTAAACGAATCTAGCTCATCTACAATGATAAAACTAAGAAATCATAAGCTAAAAAAAATTAGATAA
- a CDS encoding acylneuraminate cytidylyltransferase family protein, protein MKVLAIIPARSGSKGVKDKNIRLVNDIPLMAYTIKAAKTSDICDEVMVSTDSVEYANIAKSYGANVPFLRSEKTSSDTAKTLDCVLEVLDEYKKIGKTFDVLIILQPTSPLRDAKDIKEAFKTFLKHEKSVASVCEGDNVVLLRTIKDDKLEKIIEQNSTIRRQDFKKNYKINGAIYINYIKDIDENTSFNDNEIAFVMKQSHSIDIDAEWDLQLLTKLI, encoded by the coding sequence ATGAAAGTTTTGGCAATCATTCCAGCAAGAAGCGGCAGTAAAGGTGTAAAAGATAAAAATATTAGACTCGTAAATGATATTCCTTTAATGGCATACACTATAAAAGCCGCTAAAACAAGTGACATTTGCGATGAAGTAATGGTATCAACCGATAGTGTAGAATATGCAAATATTGCTAAAAGTTATGGTGCTAATGTGCCGTTTTTGCGTAGCGAGAAGACAAGTAGTGATACGGCTAAAACTTTAGATTGTGTTTTAGAGGTTTTAGATGAATATAAAAAAATAGGTAAAACATTTGATGTTTTAATAATTTTACAACCAACTTCACCGCTTAGAGATGCTAAAGATATTAAAGAAGCTTTTAAGACTTTTTTAAAACATGAAAAAAGTGTAGCTAGTGTATGCGAAGGTGATAATGTAGTGCTACTTAGAACTATAAAAGATGATAAATTAGAAAAAATAATAGAGCAAAATAGCACAATAAGACGTCAAGATTTTAAGAAAAATTATAAAATCAACGGAGCTATTTATATAAATTATATTAAAGATATAGATGAAAATACAAGCTTTAATGATAATGAAATAGCATTTGTTATGAAACAATCACATTCAATTGATATAGATGCTGAATGGGATTTGCAGCTTCTAACAAAATTGATTTAA
- the neuC gene encoding UDP-N-acetylglucosamine 2-epimerase, whose protein sequence is MSKKILFVSGTRADWGKIKPLIKEIDKCDDFSYMIYACGMHLLEQFGSTYKEIIKDGFSNLYLAKKYETNKTDINLSHFISDFSEFVGSYKPDMIVIHGDRPEALGGAIVGAFNNILVAHIEGGEKSGTIDDSIRHSVTKLSHIHFVANDEAKARLIQLGEDEKTIFIIGSADIDVMLSDDLPTLEDVKKYYGIDFKDYAVFSFHPVTTEVNFIQYQVENLIRVLIDSKENYICIYPNNDLGSEIILGELKKLEVNPRFKLFPSIKFEKFLILLKHAKFIIGNSSAGIREARVYGTYCINIGSRQNARVKDDIRFLKTFKSDDSELLDFIKTHDFSIKNKDNIFSSGNCANEFLNVLKNDLIWKTNLQKRFNDL, encoded by the coding sequence ATGAGTAAAAAAATACTTTTTGTAAGTGGGACTAGGGCTGATTGGGGAAAGATTAAACCACTTATAAAAGAGATTGATAAGTGTGATGATTTTTCTTATATGATTTATGCTTGCGGTATGCATTTGCTAGAGCAATTTGGAAGCACTTATAAAGAGATTATTAAGGATGGATTTTCAAATTTATATTTAGCAAAAAAATATGAAACAAATAAAACTGATATTAATTTATCTCATTTTATAAGTGATTTTAGCGAGTTTGTAGGTTCGTATAAACCTGACATGATAGTAATTCACGGAGATAGACCAGAGGCGTTAGGTGGAGCTATTGTTGGGGCGTTTAACAATATTCTAGTAGCTCATATTGAAGGTGGAGAAAAAAGCGGCACTATAGATGATAGTATAAGACATTCAGTTACTAAGCTATCCCATATACATTTTGTAGCAAATGATGAAGCTAAAGCTAGACTTATTCAATTAGGGGAAGACGAAAAGACCATTTTTATAATAGGTTCAGCTGATATTGATGTAATGCTAAGCGATGATTTACCAACTTTAGAAGATGTTAAAAAATATTATGGTATAGATTTTAAAGATTACGCAGTATTTTCATTTCATCCAGTTACGACCGAAGTTAATTTTATACAATATCAAGTTGAGAATTTAATTCGTGTATTAATTGATAGTAAAGAAAATTATATTTGCATATATCCAAATAATGATTTAGGTAGCGAAATTATTTTAGGTGAGTTAAAAAAATTAGAAGTTAATCCAAGATTTAAGTTGTTTCCATCAATTAAATTTGAAAAATTTTTAATTTTGTTAAAACATGCGAAATTTATTATAGGAAATAGCTCAGCTGGTATTAGAGAGGCTAGGGTTTATGGAACTTATTGTATAAATATAGGCTCTAGACAAAACGCAAGAGTTAAAGATGATATTAGATTTTTAAAGACTTTTAAATCAGATGATAGCGAGCTTTTAGATTTTATAAAAACACATGATTTTAGTATAAAAAATAAAGATAATATTTTTAGTAGTGGAAATTGTGCTAATGAATTTTTAAACGTATTAAAAAATGATTTAATATGGAAAACAAATTTACAAAAAAGGTTTAATGATTTATGA
- a CDS encoding N-acetylneuraminate synthase family protein — protein MQILNRIIDENHPALVIAEIGINHGGSLEVAKQMVDAAHRAGIEIVKHQTHIVEDEMSKEAKKVIPGNSNDSIYDIMARCALNENDELELKKYVESKGMIFISTPFSRVAALRLESFGVSAYKIGSGEMNNYPLLKLIASFHKPTIISTGMNDIASIKKAVKIFKDENTPIALLHTTNLYPTPPHLVRLGAMQEMMREFPNLEIGLSDHTLNNNSSIAAIALGATIIERHFTDHKNRVGEDIVCSMDENEARELVNAAKELHQMKGGKKEAAKEEKVTIDFAFATCVSIKPIKKGEVFSVDNLWVKRPGTGEILAEHYESILGKKAKYDIENDTHITWDMINE, from the coding sequence ATGCAAATTTTAAATAGAATTATAGATGAAAATCATCCGGCACTAGTTATTGCGGAAATTGGTATTAATCATGGTGGTAGCCTTGAAGTTGCTAAACAGATGGTAGATGCAGCTCATCGTGCAGGGATTGAAATAGTAAAACATCAAACTCATATAGTAGAAGATGAGATGAGTAAAGAAGCTAAAAAGGTAATTCCAGGCAACTCAAACGATAGCATATATGATATTATGGCTAGATGTGCTTTAAATGAAAATGATGAATTAGAGCTTAAAAAATATGTAGAAAGTAAAGGCATGATTTTCATATCAACTCCATTTAGCCGTGTAGCTGCTCTTAGATTAGAGAGTTTTGGGGTAAGTGCTTATAAAATTGGCTCTGGCGAGATGAATAACTATCCGCTTTTAAAATTAATCGCTAGTTTTCACAAGCCTACAATTATTTCAACAGGCATGAATGATATAGCTTCTATTAAAAAGGCTGTGAAGATTTTTAAAGACGAGAACACTCCTATTGCATTACTTCATACTACAAATCTTTATCCAACACCACCACATTTAGTAAGACTTGGAGCTATGCAAGAGATGATGAGAGAATTTCCTAATTTAGAAATAGGACTTAGTGATCATACTTTAAATAACAATTCATCAATTGCAGCTATTGCTTTAGGTGCAACGATAATTGAAAGGCACTTCACCGATCACAAAAATAGAGTTGGAGAAGATATAGTTTGTTCTATGGATGAAAATGAAGCAAGAGAGCTTGTAAATGCTGCAAAAGAACTTCATCAAATGAAAGGTGGCAAAAAAGAAGCAGCAAAAGAAGAAAAGGTTACTATTGATTTTGCATTTGCAACTTGCGTAAGTATAAAACCTATTAAAAAAGGAGAAGTGTTTAGTGTAGATAATCTTTGGGTAAAACGCCCTGGAACAGGTGAAATACTAGCTGAACATTATGAGAGTATATTGGGCAAAAAAGCAAAATATGATATAGAAAACGATACTCATATAACCTGGGATATGATAAATGAGTAA
- a CDS encoding alpha-2,3-sialyltransferase, whose amino-acid sequence MINFKRDSDNLIVAGNGPSLKNIDLNSLPSNFDVFRCNQFYAEKQYYIGKNIKLVMFNPQFIYSQLKTIQEISKNQEYEIEYICLNYVNKGWDENFDLNELLNHHPYIYTLKDLLNYKYLKELSLYNYYDNLRPTSGILLMLLGKSLGYKNIYYIGMDFLEGNNLEQIDFNKTSNINKMIYKNNNFENMHDKLIDEYFLNLTQAKKLGRVHDQINFINKANNSIIDIVEYNQTNLKPKIKKKFLGIKF is encoded by the coding sequence ATGATAAATTTTAAAAGAGATAGCGATAATTTAATTGTAGCCGGAAACGGTCCAAGCCTTAAAAATATAGATTTAAATTCATTGCCAAGTAATTTTGATGTATTTAGATGTAATCAATTTTATGCCGAAAAACAATATTATATTGGTAAAAACATTAAATTAGTTATGTTTAATCCACAGTTTATATATTCTCAACTAAAAACAATTCAAGAAATATCAAAGAATCAAGAATATGAAATAGAATATATATGTTTAAATTATGTAAATAAAGGATGGGATGAGAATTTTGATTTAAATGAATTGTTAAATCATCATCCATATATTTACACTTTAAAAGATTTATTAAATTATAAATATTTAAAAGAACTAAGCTTATATAATTATTATGATAATTTAAGGCCAACTTCCGGAATATTGCTAATGTTATTAGGTAAATCCTTAGGTTATAAAAACATATACTATATAGGTATGGATTTTTTGGAAGGTAATAATTTAGAACAAATTGATTTTAACAAAACAAGCAATATCAATAAGATGATATATAAAAATAACAACTTTGAAAATATGCATGATAAATTAATTGATGAGTATTTTTTAAATTTAACACAAGCTAAAAAACTTGGAAGAGTACACGATCAAATTAATTTTATAAACAAAGCAAATAATAGCATTATAGATATCGTTGAATACAATCAAACCAACTTGAAGCCAAAAATAAAAAAGAAATTTTTAGGTATCAAATTTTAA
- a CDS encoding glycosyltransferase family 2 protein, protein MPLISIILPTYNVEKYIARALESCINQTLKDIEIIVVDDKGQDRSIDIAKEYANIDDRIKIIDNITNQGTYEARNIGVRNANSELIMFLDPDDELELNACEIVNSIAGGGQSCIDMICFNAIYIQENKIIQVKTFNDECFVNSNFHKFIYGIDSFWNLCFKCVKKDLYLKSITFIDITSKINMAEDALVFYFILNCSKNIISVSTYLYKYYINSNSIMNTGNLKKIKANISTEKYVINLIGRNKSKDTKKIKRILLYRLKKSLVYKLYKYRTTKYPRIKPLFRLILSINKKYFKIIGFLNNFKI, encoded by the coding sequence ATGCCACTAATATCAATAATTCTACCAACATATAATGTAGAAAAATATATTGCTCGTGCGCTTGAAAGCTGTATAAATCAAACATTAAAAGATATAGAAATAATAGTGGTAGATGATAAAGGTCAAGATAGAAGTATAGATATTGCAAAAGAATACGCAAATATAGATGATAGAATAAAAATTATTGATAATATAACAAACCAAGGCACTTATGAAGCTAGAAATATAGGTGTAAGAAATGCTAATTCAGAATTAATTATGTTTTTAGATCCAGACGATGAATTAGAGCTTAACGCTTGTGAGATTGTAAATAGTATTGCTGGGGGGGGGCAAAGTTGCATTGATATGATTTGTTTTAATGCTATATATATTCAAGAAAATAAAATTATACAAGTAAAAACTTTTAATGATGAATGTTTTGTAAATTCTAATTTTCATAAATTTATTTATGGAATAGATTCATTTTGGAATTTATGTTTTAAATGTGTTAAAAAAGATTTATATTTAAAGTCTATAACCTTTATTGATATAACAAGCAAAATTAATATGGCAGAAGATGCATTGGTATTTTATTTTATACTTAATTGTTCAAAAAATATAATTTCGGTAAGCACATATTTATATAAATATTATATAAACAGTAATTCAATAATGAATACGGGTAATTTAAAAAAGATTAAAGCTAATATAAGTACTGAAAAATATGTAATTAATTTAATTGGTAGAAATAAATCAAAAGATACTAAGAAAATAAAGAGAATTTTATTGTATAGATTAAAAAAATCATTAGTATATAAACTATATAAATATAGAACAACTAAATATCCAAGAATAAAGCCTTTGTTTAGACTCATATTAAGCATAAATAAAAAATACTTTAAAATTATTGGGTTTTTAAATAATTTTAAAATTTGA
- a CDS encoding glycosyltransferase family 2 protein → MPLISIILPTYNVEKYIARALESCINQTLKDIEIIVVDDKGQDRSIDIAYEYASRDYRIRIIHNEENLKLLHARAEGVKVATSELIMFLDPDDELEPNACEIVYNNFDKNCEVLRFGYNLIGFDDSFKLNHPKDYDDFIKRIKKLEYFDFLMWDMAIKKQKYLECFKYIQEYDLTNINIAEDVVFNFILNAICGCYKKITFTLYKYYKNNTSMTNIKTLNSLEVSIKTKQEIIVFFNYLFCKYPNIFKKDLYYSHDFFIKKVIMEEKLLVQNMNTSLVNKLINKIKYKLEIKRLRYLQKKYLNKG, encoded by the coding sequence ATGCCACTAATATCAATAATCCTACCAACATATAATGTAGAAAAATATATTGCTCGTGCGCTTGAAAGCTGTATAAATCAAACATTAAAAGACATAGAAATAATAGTGGTAGATGATAAAGGTCAAGATAGAAGTATAGATATTGCATATGAATACGCTAGTCGTGATTATAGAATAAGGATTATTCATAATGAAGAAAATTTAAAATTACTCCATGCAAGAGCCGAAGGGGTAAAGGTAGCTACAAGTGAATTAATTATGTTTTTAGACCCAGATGATGAGCTTGAACCTAATGCTTGTGAGATTGTTTATAATAATTTTGATAAAAATTGTGAGGTTTTAAGATTTGGATATAATTTAATAGGTTTTGATGATAGTTTTAAATTAAATCACCCTAAAGATTATGATGATTTTATTAAAAGAATAAAGAAATTAGAATATTTTGATTTTTTAATGTGGGATATGGCTATAAAAAAGCAAAAATATTTGGAGTGCTTTAAATATATTCAGGAATATGATTTGACTAATATAAATATTGCTGAAGATGTTGTTTTTAATTTTATATTGAATGCTATTTGTGGTTGTTATAAAAAAATAACTTTTACACTTTACAAATATTATAAAAACAATACTTCTATGACCAATATTAAAACTTTAAATAGTTTGGAAGTTTCTATAAAAACTAAACAAGAAATAATTGTTTTTTTTAATTATTTATTTTGTAAATATCCTAATATTTTTAAAAAAGATTTGTATTATTCTCATGATTTTTTTATAAAAAAAGTAATTATGGAAGAAAAATTACTTGTTCAAAATATGAATACTAGCTTGGTAAATAAATTAATAAATAAAATTAAATATAAATTAGAAATTAAAAGATTAAGATATCTACAAAAGAAATATTTAAATAAAGGTTAA
- a CDS encoding glycosyltransferase family 2 protein: protein MPLISIILPTYNVEKYIARALESCINQTLKDIEIIVVDDKGQDRSIDIAYEYASRDYRVKIIDNTTNKGTYEARNIGVRNANSELIMFLDPDDELELNACEIALENMKPSIDMVCFSAFSIMNHQSSYFIKRNDKSLSNIEYMKEKSVWSICARVIKKDLFLRTIEIIGKYDRLVMAEDALISYVLANICDKILLNNISIYKYYEDIESITKSYDNEKYKAVEYSYFKVIELIDNISSINDFNKNYSEYCKNKLLAEYYSYSRRIYKKKNILKYLKLKLISIKQQKLVKKTYERLKCH, encoded by the coding sequence ATGCCACTAATATCAATAATTCTACCAACATATAATGTAGAAAAATATATTGCTCGTGCGCTTGAAAGCTGTATAAATCAAACATTAAAAGATATAGAAATAATAGTGGTAGATGATAAAGGTCAAGATAGAAGTATAGATATTGCATATGAATACGCTAGTCGTGATTATAGAGTAAAAATTATTGATAATACAACAAACAAAGGCACTTATGAAGCTAGAAATATAGGTGTAAGAAATGCTAATTCAGAATTAATTATGTTTTTAGACCCAGATGATGAATTAGAACTTAACGCATGTGAGATAGCTTTAGAAAATATGAAACCTAGTATTGATATGGTTTGCTTTAGTGCGTTTTCTATTATGAATCACCAAAGTTCTTATTTTATTAAACGTAATGATAAATCACTAAGTAACATTGAGTACATGAAAGAAAAAAGTGTATGGAGTATATGTGCTAGGGTAATTAAAAAAGATTTATTTTTAAGAACGATTGAAATTATAGGAAAGTATGATAGGCTAGTAATGGCAGAAGATGCCCTAATAAGCTATGTTTTAGCAAATATTTGTGATAAAATACTATTAAATAATATAAGCATTTATAAATATTATGAAGATATAGAATCTATTACTAAAAGTTATGATAATGAAAAATATAAAGCGGTAGAATATTCATATTTTAAGGTAATAGAGCTTATAGATAATATTTCAAGCATAAATGATTTTAATAAAAATTATTCAGAATATTGCAAGAATAAATTATTAGCTGAATATTATTCATATTCAAGAAGAATTTATAAAAAAAAGAATATTTTAAAATATTTAAAGTTAAAATTAATTAGCATTAAACAGCAAAAGCTTGTTAAAAAAACATACGAAAGGTTAAAATGCCACTAA
- a CDS encoding glycosyltransferase family 10, whose product MKEIKLRIVDWWEKDNEENFYNNTFVQILSKKYKVVYSNNPDYVIFGPFGLEHIKYINSVKIFISGENARANWDFADYAIDCDYIDFLDRHFRFPFAFWNYDYCNIQNINNRQELLKYKSKFCAFIVTSPSNFSPRDEFFKKLCNYKKVDSGGRHLNNIRGYIGDRYNDFTKSKIEWLKNYKFNICFENSYHPGYITEKIFQAFSAGCIPIYWGDPRIDDIINPKSYININKFSNFEEAIEYINIIDNNNDLFLKIATESVFKENIDYVKYFNDKCEEFLFSIFDQDSINAKRAYMHHRVEDKICEVLSYIPASNNKNFNIKYYLRHPKKLFKLLLSK is encoded by the coding sequence TTGAAAGAGATAAAGCTAAGGATTGTTGATTGGTGGGAAAAAGATAATGAAGAAAATTTTTATAACAATACCTTTGTTCAAATTCTTTCAAAAAAGTACAAAGTAGTTTATTCTAATAATCCTGATTATGTTATATTTGGTCCATTTGGATTAGAGCATATAAAATACATAAATAGTGTTAAAATATTTATTTCAGGTGAAAATGCGAGAGCAAATTGGGATTTTGCAGATTACGCTATTGACTGTGATTATATTGATTTTTTAGATAGACATTTTAGATTTCCATTTGCTTTTTGGAATTATGATTATTGCAATATTCAAAATATTAATAACAGACAAGAATTATTAAAGTATAAGAGCAAATTTTGTGCTTTTATTGTTACATCACCTTCAAATTTTAGCCCAAGAGATGAATTTTTTAAGAAGCTTTGCAATTATAAAAAAGTAGATTCAGGCGGAAGACATTTAAATAATATTAGAGGTTATATAGGTGATAGATATAATGATTTTACAAAGAGTAAAATAGAATGGCTAAAAAATTATAAATTTAATATATGTTTTGAAAATAGTTATCATCCGGGATATATTACAGAAAAAATTTTTCAAGCTTTTTCTGCTGGATGTATTCCGATATATTGGGGTGATCCTAGAATAGATGATATTATAAATCCAAAATCTTATATTAATATAAATAAATTTAGTAACTTTGAAGAGGCTATTGAGTATATAAATATTATTGATAATAATAATGATTTATTTTTAAAAATAGCCACAGAATCGGTATTTAAAGAAAATATTGATTATGTAAAATATTTTAATGATAAATGTGAAGAGTTTTTATTTAGTATTTTCGATCAAGACAGTATTAATGCAAAAAGAGCTTATATGCACCATAGGGTTGAAGATAAAATATGTGAAGTATTATCTTATATACCTGCATCTAATAATAAAAATTTTAATATCAAATATTATTTAAGGCATCCGAAAAAGTTGTTTAAATTATTATTAAGCAAATGA